In Nitrobacteraceae bacterium AZCC 1564, the following proteins share a genomic window:
- a CDS encoding pyridoxine 5-phosphate synthase (product_source=KO:K03474; cath_funfam=3.20.20.70; cog=COG0854; ko=KO:K03474; pfam=PF03740; superfamily=63892; tigrfam=TIGR00559) encodes MPTTLPLRLGVNVDHVATLRNARGGHVPDPVRAAHLAIEAGADGITAHLREDRRHIRDDDMARLKAEISKPLNFEMAATAEMLQIALATKPHAACLVPEHRTEVTTEGGLDVVGQRDALGPFIARLSDAGVRVSLFIAADPDQIEMAAKLKAPVIEIHVGAWCDAVVEGQKDKAEHEWQRIVTGAALAQSAGLEVHAGHGLDYKTAQTISSLPQVVELNIGHFMMGEAMFIGLPQCVRDMRAAMDRGRKLIRAHA; translated from the coding sequence ATGCCGACAACTCTTCCGCTCCGTCTCGGGGTTAACGTCGATCACGTGGCCACGCTACGCAATGCGCGCGGTGGCCATGTGCCTGATCCGGTGCGTGCCGCTCATCTTGCCATCGAGGCGGGGGCAGACGGCATTACTGCGCATCTGCGCGAAGACCGTCGTCATATCCGCGACGATGACATGGCGCGGTTGAAAGCAGAGATTTCAAAGCCGCTCAATTTTGAGATGGCAGCCACCGCCGAGATGCTGCAGATCGCGCTGGCGACCAAACCGCATGCGGCATGTCTCGTTCCGGAGCATCGCACGGAAGTCACCACCGAAGGCGGGCTTGATGTGGTCGGTCAGCGCGATGCGCTTGGACCGTTCATCGCACGGCTGAGCGATGCTGGTGTCCGCGTGTCGCTGTTCATCGCCGCCGATCCGGATCAGATCGAAATGGCAGCGAAACTGAAGGCGCCGGTCATCGAGATCCACGTGGGCGCCTGGTGTGATGCTGTGGTCGAGGGACAGAAGGACAAGGCCGAGCACGAGTGGCAGCGCATTGTCACTGGGGCCGCGCTGGCGCAATCCGCCGGGCTTGAGGTGCATGCCGGGCACGGCCTCGACTACAAGACCGCGCAGACCATTTCGAGCCTGCCGCAGGTCGTGGAACTCAACATCGGTCATTTCATGATGGGTGAGGCGATGTTCATCGGGCTTCCGCAGTGTGTCCGTGACATGCGTGCCGCGATGGACAGGGGGCGCAAGCTGATCCGGGCCCACGCATGA
- a CDS encoding holo-[acyl-carrier protein] synthase (product_source=KO:K00997; cath_funfam=3.90.470.20; cog=COG0736; ko=KO:K00997; pfam=PF01648; superfamily=56214; tigrfam=TIGR00516) — MIIGIGSDLIDITRIEKVIGRHGDRFLDRIFTDTERAKAERRAKAPKMVWATYAKRFAAKEACSKALGTGIRQGVWWRDMGVVNLPGGRPSMKLTGGALARLESLTPKGFEARIDLTITDDWPLAQAFVVISAVPAAIG; from the coding sequence ATGATCATTGGGATTGGTTCAGACCTCATCGACATCACGCGCATTGAAAAGGTGATCGGGCGGCACGGGGACCGGTTCCTGGACCGCATCTTTACCGACACCGAGCGCGCCAAGGCCGAGCGCCGCGCCAAGGCGCCGAAAATGGTCTGGGCGACCTACGCCAAGCGTTTTGCGGCCAAGGAGGCCTGTTCCAAGGCCTTAGGCACGGGAATCCGGCAAGGCGTCTGGTGGCGGGACATGGGGGTAGTCAACCTTCCAGGCGGGCGCCCCTCAATGAAATTGACGGGCGGGGCGCTCGCGCGGCTCGAATCCCTCACGCCCAAGGGCTTTGAGGCCCGAATTGACCTGACAATCACGGATGACTGGCCGCTTGCGCAGGCTTTCGTCGTTATCTCGGCGGTCCCGGCCGCCATCGGCTAA
- a CDS encoding signal peptidase I (product_source=KO:K03100; cath_funfam=2.10.109.10; cog=COG0681; ko=KO:K03100; pfam=PF10502; superfamily=51306; tigrfam=TIGR02227; transmembrane_helix_parts=Inside_1_12,TMhelix_13_35,Outside_36_252), translated as MSVTSPAKSEGGVGETIRVVIHALIIALVIRTFLFQPFNIPSGSMKATLLVGDYLFVSKYSYGYSHYSIPLSPRIFSGRIFGSDPQRGDVVVFRLPKDDTTDYIKRVIGLPGDRIQMKEGLLYINDKPVQRQRLPDFIGEDPCGSDATARVKQWQETLPNGVTYKTLDCVDNGFYDNTNVYTVPPGHFFMMGDNRDNSTDSRVLSAVGYVPSENLIGRAQMIFFSIAEGEQAWQFWRWPVAVRWNRIFSIVR; from the coding sequence ATGAGCGTGACATCTCCGGCGAAATCCGAAGGCGGCGTTGGCGAAACCATTCGCGTCGTCATTCACGCGCTCATCATTGCGCTTGTGATCCGCACATTCCTGTTTCAGCCCTTCAACATCCCGTCCGGATCGATGAAGGCGACTTTGCTGGTGGGTGATTACCTTTTCGTCTCGAAATATTCCTATGGCTACAGCCACTATTCGATCCCGCTGTCGCCGCGCATTTTCTCGGGTCGTATTTTTGGTTCTGATCCCCAGCGCGGCGATGTCGTTGTCTTTCGTCTGCCGAAGGACGACACGACCGATTACATCAAGCGCGTGATCGGATTGCCGGGCGATCGCATCCAGATGAAAGAGGGGCTTCTCTACATCAACGACAAGCCCGTCCAGCGTCAACGGTTGCCGGATTTCATCGGCGAGGACCCTTGCGGTTCGGATGCGACGGCGCGCGTCAAGCAATGGCAGGAGACGCTTCCGAACGGTGTGACCTACAAGACGCTCGACTGTGTCGATAATGGTTTCTACGACAACACCAACGTTTACACCGTCCCGCCCGGACACTTCTTCATGATGGGCGACAATCGCGACAACTCGACAGACAGCCGCGTGTTGTCTGCTGTGGGTTATGTGCCATCGGAGAACTTGATCGGTCGCGCGCAGATGATTTTCTTCTCCATTGCTGAAGGCGAACAAGCCTGGCAGTTCTGGCGGTGGCCGGTCGCGGTCCGCTGGAATCGCATTTTCTCTATCGTGCGATGA
- a CDS encoding ribonuclease-3 (product_source=KO:K03685; cath_funfam=1.10.1520.10,3.30.160.20; cog=COG0571; ko=KO:K03685; pfam=PF00035,PF14622; smart=SM00358,SM00535; superfamily=54768,69065; tigrfam=TIGR02191), which translates to MAGRGPLESHFLYRAMNGDSAPTKPSLTMDDAAGGGPGDAPPVKKKAVRKPSAKAAAKIVEQRLGHTFADPSLLATAFTHVSALKSARNRTDSYQRLEFLGDHVLGLIVSDMLYRAFPKADEGELSKRLADLVRREACADVAKSLGLDEAIKLGSVGAGASARLRNSVLGDICEAVIGAVFLDGGYAAAAQFVERNWTERMRKPVRPLRDPKTVLQEWAQGKGLPTPVYREVERTGPHHDPQFRVAVELPGLTPAEGVGGSKRAAEKVAATALLKREGVTGGSNDG; encoded by the coding sequence GTGGCCGGTCGCGGTCCGCTGGAATCGCATTTTCTCTATCGTGCGATGAACGGCGACAGCGCACCCACGAAGCCTTCGCTGACAATGGATGACGCTGCGGGTGGTGGCCCCGGCGATGCACCGCCTGTGAAAAAGAAGGCGGTACGGAAGCCGAGCGCCAAGGCCGCCGCCAAGATCGTCGAGCAGCGCCTCGGTCATACGTTTGCCGATCCGTCGCTGCTGGCGACCGCCTTTACTCATGTTTCCGCATTGAAGTCGGCGCGTAACCGGACTGACAGCTATCAGCGGCTCGAGTTTCTCGGCGATCACGTGCTCGGGCTGATTGTATCAGACATGCTTTATCGCGCCTTCCCGAAAGCTGATGAAGGCGAATTGTCCAAGCGCCTTGCGGATCTCGTCCGCCGGGAAGCTTGCGCCGATGTTGCGAAATCGCTTGGCCTTGATGAGGCGATCAAGCTTGGTTCGGTCGGCGCTGGTGCGAGTGCGCGGCTGCGCAATTCGGTACTCGGCGACATCTGCGAAGCGGTGATCGGTGCCGTATTTCTCGACGGTGGATATGCGGCTGCGGCGCAGTTCGTTGAACGCAACTGGACCGAGCGTATGCGCAAGCCGGTTCGGCCCTTGCGAGATCCCAAGACTGTTCTCCAGGAGTGGGCGCAGGGCAAAGGCTTGCCGACGCCGGTTTATCGCGAAGTGGAGCGAACAGGCCCGCATCATGATCCACAGTTCCGCGTTGCCGTGGAGCTGCCTGGCCTGACGCCTGCGGAAGGTGTCGGCGGCAGCAAGCGCGCGGCGGAAAAGGTCGCCGCCACGGCGCTGTTGAAGCGCGAAGGCGTAACAGGCGGTAGCAATGATGGCTGA
- a CDS encoding GTP-binding protein Era (product_source=KO:K03595; cath_funfam=3.30.300.20,3.40.50.300; cog=COG1159; ko=KO:K03595; pfam=PF01926,PF07650; smart=SM00382; superfamily=52540,54814; tigrfam=TIGR00436): MMADQQTTADRETRCGFVALIGAPNVGKSTLVNALVGSKVTIVSRKVQTTRALIRGIVVEDNAQIILVDTPGIFAPKRRLDRAMVSTAWSGAHDADLVCVLLDARAGIDDEADAIFTRLESVNHPKILVLNKVDLVQREKLLALAQKANERLNFSQTFMVSALSGDGVDDLRRALARAVPMGPFHYPEDQMSDAPMRHLAAEITREKIYRHLHQELPYQSTVETDTWTERKDNSVRIEQTIFVERDSQRKIVLGKGGATIKAIGADARKEIAEIVGQPVHLFLFVKVRDGWGDDPERYREMGLEFPKE; encoded by the coding sequence ATGATGGCTGATCAACAAACAACGGCGGACCGCGAGACGCGCTGCGGCTTCGTCGCGCTGATCGGGGCGCCGAACGTCGGCAAGTCGACGCTGGTCAACGCGCTTGTCGGCTCGAAGGTGACCATTGTGTCGCGCAAGGTGCAGACCACGCGCGCGCTGATCCGCGGCATTGTCGTTGAAGACAATGCGCAGATCATTCTGGTCGACACGCCCGGCATCTTCGCGCCGAAGCGGCGTCTCGATCGCGCGATGGTGTCGACTGCGTGGAGCGGTGCGCACGACGCCGATCTCGTGTGCGTGCTGCTGGATGCGCGGGCCGGGATCGACGATGAGGCGGATGCGATCTTCACCAGGCTCGAAAGCGTCAATCATCCGAAAATCCTTGTGCTGAACAAAGTGGATCTGGTGCAGCGGGAAAAGCTGCTCGCGCTTGCCCAGAAAGCGAACGAGCGCCTGAACTTCTCGCAGACATTCATGGTGTCGGCGCTAAGCGGCGACGGGGTGGACGATTTGCGTCGGGCGCTGGCTCGCGCCGTTCCCATGGGGCCATTCCATTATCCCGAGGACCAGATGTCGGATGCACCGATGCGGCATCTGGCGGCGGAAATCACGCGTGAGAAGATCTATCGCCACCTGCATCAGGAGTTGCCCTATCAGTCGACGGTCGAGACCGATACATGGACCGAGCGCAAGGACAATTCCGTGCGGATCGAGCAGACGATCTTTGTCGAGCGCGACAGTCAGCGAAAGATCGTGCTCGGCAAAGGCGGTGCAACCATCAAGGCCATCGGGGCGGACGCCCGCAAGGAGATCGCGGAAATCGTCGGCCAGCCGGTGCATTTGTTCTTGTTTGTGAAGGTGCGTGATGGCTGGGGCGACGACCCGGAGCGCTACCGCGAAATGGGACTGGAGTTCCCGAAAGAATGA
- a CDS encoding glucan phosphoethanolaminetransferase (alkaline phosphatase superfamily) (product_source=COG2194; cog=COG2194; superfamily=81665; transmembrane_helix_parts=Inside_1_11,TMhelix_12_30,Outside_31_49,TMhelix_50_67,Inside_68_73,TMhelix_74_93,Outside_94_97,TMhelix_98_120,Inside_121_135): MTRPDVAIPKHIFYFEVLLYLSLLLDSLSMAFRRDAFNDLGDMAPAEAKLITAVLLLFLVYLVWLAAHRRQNWARMVLLVLLVMSVISVAAMINETGWQLATFVDFISAALTAAGLFFSFTGDAQGWFAPSGGRR, translated from the coding sequence ATGACACGGCCCGACGTCGCAATTCCAAAGCACATCTTCTACTTCGAGGTGCTGCTTTATCTGTCGCTTTTGCTCGACTCACTGTCGATGGCGTTTCGCCGCGATGCATTCAACGATCTCGGCGATATGGCGCCTGCGGAAGCAAAGCTGATCACGGCAGTGCTTCTGCTGTTCCTCGTTTATCTGGTCTGGCTTGCGGCACATCGGCGACAGAACTGGGCGCGGATGGTTTTGCTGGTATTGCTCGTGATGTCGGTGATCTCGGTCGCCGCGATGATCAACGAGACTGGCTGGCAACTGGCGACCTTCGTCGATTTCATCTCGGCGGCGCTCACGGCGGCCGGGCTGTTCTTTTCCTTTACCGGCGATGCGCAAGGCTGGTTCGCGCCATCGGGCGGACGGCGTTAA
- a CDS encoding DNA repair protein RecO (recombination protein O) (product_source=KO:K03584; cath_funfam=2.40.50.140; cog=COG1381; ko=KO:K03584; pfam=PF02565,PF11967; superfamily=50249,57863; tigrfam=TIGR00613) gives MEWTDEGIILGTRRHGESSAIVELMTRSHGRHLGLVRGGAGSRMRPLLQPGNTVNAVWRARLDEHLGYYALEGTKLRAATMFGSPHAVYGVTHLASLVRLLPERDPHEDIYETVEAILDDFENAGEAGVHLVRFELAMLTELGFGLDLTACAATGTVKDLVYVSPKSGAAVSRQAGEPWRDRLLRLPPFLQEGGAGTNSWSSLDLEDGFRLTGMFLLRNVLEPRGQGHSDAREGFIAAVTRPRPRAVEG, from the coding sequence ATGGAGTGGACCGACGAAGGCATCATCTTAGGGACACGGCGTCATGGCGAATCCAGTGCCATCGTCGAGTTGATGACGCGTTCCCATGGCCGGCATCTTGGTTTGGTGCGTGGCGGCGCTGGGTCGCGAATGCGGCCTCTGCTGCAGCCTGGCAATACGGTCAATGCGGTCTGGCGCGCGCGGCTCGATGAGCACCTCGGATATTATGCGCTCGAAGGAACCAAGCTTCGCGCGGCGACGATGTTCGGCTCGCCGCACGCGGTCTATGGCGTCACGCATCTGGCATCGCTGGTGCGCCTGTTGCCGGAGCGTGATCCGCACGAAGACATCTATGAGACGGTCGAGGCCATCCTCGATGATTTCGAGAATGCGGGTGAGGCGGGCGTTCATCTGGTCAGGTTTGAACTTGCCATGCTCACAGAGCTCGGCTTTGGCCTTGATCTCACCGCCTGTGCCGCCACCGGCACGGTGAAAGATCTTGTTTATGTCTCGCCAAAGTCGGGCGCCGCGGTGTCGCGGCAGGCGGGAGAGCCATGGCGGGATCGTCTGCTGCGTCTGCCGCCGTTTCTGCAGGAGGGGGGCGCCGGCACTAACAGCTGGTCCAGTCTGGATCTGGAAGACGGCTTCCGGCTGACAGGGATGTTCCTGCTGCGGAATGTTCTGGAGCCGCGGGGGCAGGGACACTCCGACGCTCGCGAGGGGTTCATAGCGGCTGTCACACGGCCCCGTCCACGTGCGGTGGAAGGATAA
- a CDS encoding hypothetical protein (product_source=Hypo-rule applied; cleavage_site_network=SignalP-noTM; transmembrane_helix_parts=Outside_1_3,TMhelix_4_23,Inside_24_89), with protein sequence MRRLILAAVAAVTLAGAGLLAGSRAEAMPLAGLSGAATGQVETVALVCNPVWNGYAWVRTCYRTYPRYYGPRPYYGYYGRRYYRPRYYY encoded by the coding sequence ATGCGTCGTTTGATTTTGGCTGCGGTCGCCGCTGTGACATTGGCTGGCGCCGGTTTGCTGGCCGGCTCCCGGGCCGAAGCCATGCCGCTGGCCGGCTTGTCCGGAGCTGCGACAGGCCAGGTGGAGACCGTTGCGCTGGTCTGCAACCCGGTCTGGAACGGTTATGCCTGGGTCCGCACCTGCTATCGCACCTATCCGCGCTATTACGGCCCGCGCCCCTATTACGGCTATTATGGCCGCCGTTATTACCGGCCACGTTACTATTACTGA
- a CDS encoding topoisomerase-4 subunit A (product_source=KO:K02621; cath_funfam=2.120.10.90,3.90.199.10; cog=COG0188; ko=KO:K02621; pfam=PF00521,PF03989; smart=SM00434; superfamily=101904,56719; tigrfam=TIGR01062): MGKRLIPPEPMDVQEVALREALEERYLAYALSTIMHRALPDARDGLKPVHRRILYGMRLLRLDPGTPFKKSAKIVGDVMGSFHPHGDQSIYDALVRLAQDFASRYPLVDGQGNFGNIDGDNPAAYRYTEARMTEVARLLLEGIDEDAVEFRANYDGQSKEPVVLPGAFPNLLANGAQGIAVGMATAIPPHNAAELCDAALHLIDKPATKTRGLLRYVKGPDFPTGGIVVDSHEVIQEAYTTGRGAFRVRAKWHKEEGARGAWNIVVTEIPWLVQKSRLIERIAELLNEKKLLLVGDIRDESAEDVRIVIEPKTRNVDPEVLMETLFKQTELESRISLNLNVLVKGRIPKVLGLAECLREWLDHLRDVLLRRSHHRKGQIEHRLEVLGGYLVAYLNIDKVIKIIRTEDEPKPVLMKTFKLTEIQADAILNMRLRSLRKLEEMEIRGEDRELRAELKGINAVIASEDEQWKKVGEGVKKVRDIFGPKTPLGKRRTQFADAPEHDLAAIEEALVEREPITVVMSEKGWVRTLKGHVTDLSNLAFKTDDSLGYAFFAESTSKLTLFASNGRFYTLDAQKLPGGRGHGDPVRMMIDMEGDADIVSLFVSKGGRKFLVASHDGQGFVVNEDDCVANTRKGKQVLNVTAPNKAAAIATVNGDTVAVIGENRKMVIFPLEQVPEMARGRGVRLQRYKDKGLSDVMTFVGKDGMTWKDTAGRDQSLTSKELNDWRGNRGDAGRLANGFPKSNKFGKVIE; encoded by the coding sequence ATGGGAAAAAGACTGATTCCGCCAGAGCCGATGGATGTTCAGGAGGTCGCCCTCCGTGAGGCGCTCGAGGAGCGCTATCTTGCCTATGCGCTGTCCACCATCATGCACCGCGCATTGCCGGACGCCCGTGACGGCTTGAAACCCGTTCATCGCCGCATCCTTTACGGCATGCGGCTGCTGCGGCTCGATCCCGGCACGCCGTTCAAGAAGTCCGCCAAGATCGTCGGCGACGTGATGGGTAGTTTCCATCCGCACGGCGACCAGTCGATCTACGACGCTCTTGTCCGCCTCGCGCAGGATTTCGCCTCGCGGTATCCACTGGTCGACGGCCAGGGCAACTTCGGCAATATCGACGGCGACAACCCTGCCGCGTATCGCTACACCGAAGCGCGCATGACGGAAGTCGCGCGGCTGCTGCTGGAAGGCATCGACGAAGATGCCGTTGAATTCCGCGCCAACTACGACGGTCAGTCGAAAGAGCCGGTAGTCCTGCCCGGTGCGTTCCCGAACCTTCTGGCGAACGGCGCGCAGGGCATCGCGGTCGGTATGGCGACCGCCATCCCGCCGCACAATGCGGCCGAGCTCTGCGACGCTGCTCTGCATTTGATCGACAAGCCCGCGACCAAGACGCGTGGCCTACTGCGCTACGTGAAGGGACCGGACTTTCCGACCGGCGGCATCGTGGTGGATTCCCATGAGGTCATTCAAGAGGCCTACACCACCGGACGCGGCGCGTTCCGTGTGCGCGCGAAGTGGCACAAGGAAGAAGGTGCGCGAGGCGCCTGGAATATCGTCGTCACTGAAATTCCATGGCTGGTGCAGAAGTCACGCCTGATCGAGCGCATTGCCGAACTGCTGAACGAAAAGAAGTTGCTGCTGGTCGGTGACATCCGCGACGAGTCCGCCGAGGACGTCCGCATCGTCATCGAGCCGAAGACGCGCAACGTCGATCCTGAAGTCCTGATGGAGACGCTGTTCAAGCAGACCGAGCTTGAAAGCCGCATCTCACTCAATCTCAACGTTCTGGTGAAAGGCCGCATCCCGAAGGTCTTAGGGTTGGCCGAATGTCTGCGCGAGTGGCTTGATCATCTGCGCGACGTGCTGCTGCGCCGCTCGCACCACCGCAAGGGGCAGATCGAGCATCGCCTCGAAGTGCTCGGCGGTTATCTCGTCGCGTACCTGAACATCGACAAGGTCATCAAGATCATCCGCACCGAGGATGAGCCCAAGCCCGTCTTGATGAAGACCTTCAAGCTGACCGAAATCCAGGCGGATGCTATTCTGAACATGCGGCTGCGCAGCTTGCGCAAGCTGGAAGAAATGGAAATCCGCGGCGAAGACCGGGAACTGCGTGCCGAACTGAAAGGCATCAATGCGGTGATCGCTTCCGAGGACGAGCAGTGGAAGAAGGTCGGCGAAGGGGTCAAGAAGGTGCGCGACATCTTCGGGCCGAAGACGCCGCTCGGCAAGCGCCGGACGCAGTTCGCCGACGCGCCTGAGCACGACCTTGCCGCCATCGAGGAAGCTCTGGTCGAGCGCGAACCGATTACGGTGGTCATGTCGGAAAAGGGATGGGTGCGTACGCTGAAAGGCCACGTCACCGATCTTTCAAATCTGGCATTCAAGACCGACGACAGTCTCGGCTACGCATTCTTCGCCGAGAGCACGTCGAAGCTGACGTTGTTCGCAAGCAATGGCCGCTTTTACACGCTCGACGCTCAGAAGTTGCCGGGCGGGCGCGGACACGGCGATCCGGTGCGCATGATGATCGACATGGAAGGCGATGCTGACATCGTCTCGCTGTTCGTGAGCAAAGGTGGCCGCAAGTTCCTTGTTGCCAGCCATGACGGGCAGGGCTTCGTCGTCAATGAGGATGACTGCGTCGCCAACACCCGCAAGGGCAAGCAGGTTCTCAATGTGACGGCGCCGAACAAGGCGGCGGCGATTGCTACGGTCAACGGCGACACGGTCGCCGTGATCGGCGAGAACCGCAAGATGGTGATCTTCCCGTTGGAGCAGGTTCCGGAAATGGCGCGCGGACGCGGCGTCCGTCTGCAGCGCTACAAGGACAAGGGATTGTCCGATGTCATGACCTTCGTCGGCAAGGACGGCATGACGTGGAAGGACACCGCCGGCCGTGACCAGAGCCTGACGTCGAAGGAACTGAACGATTGGCGCGGCAACCGTGGCGATGCAGGCCGCCTCGCCAACGGTTTCCCGAAGTCGAACAAGTTCGGCAAGGTGATCGAATAA
- a CDS encoding tRNA-Thr(GGU) m(6)t(6)A37 methyltransferase TsaA (product_source=TIGR00104; cath_funfam=2.40.30.70; cog=COG1720; ko=KO:K22900; pfam=PF01980; superfamily=118196; tigrfam=TIGR00104), translating to MLSMVRYNEIRDGEVAIDRPAPSDAGLVFIGRIRTPWTDRMMTPRQGRHDGPICRIEIFDPWVPALKGLDQYSQVEVLYWLHESRRDLVLQSPASDGTTRGTFSLRSPVRPNPIGTSVAKFVGMEGATVLVRGLDCLDGTPLIDLKPDRCQFTPIAPPQPGDFEAEA from the coding sequence ATGCTGAGCATGGTCCGCTATAACGAAATCCGCGACGGTGAAGTCGCCATCGATCGGCCGGCGCCGTCCGACGCCGGTCTCGTGTTCATTGGCCGTATTCGCACACCATGGACGGACCGCATGATGACACCGCGGCAGGGGAGACACGATGGACCGATCTGCCGGATCGAGATTTTCGATCCGTGGGTGCCTGCACTGAAGGGGCTTGATCAGTATAGCCAGGTCGAGGTGCTGTACTGGCTGCACGAATCGCGCCGCGATCTTGTCCTGCAAAGTCCGGCGAGTGACGGCACGACACGAGGAACGTTTTCGCTGCGCTCGCCCGTCCGACCAAATCCTATTGGGACATCAGTTGCCAAATTTGTCGGAATGGAGGGCGCGACTGTGCTCGTGCGCGGCCTCGACTGTCTCGATGGCACGCCTCTGATCGATCTCAAGCCCGATCGATGTCAATTCACCCCGATCGCGCCGCCGCAGCCGGGCGATTTTGAAGCGGAAGCTTGA